A region from the Salvia splendens isolate huo1 chromosome 15, SspV2, whole genome shotgun sequence genome encodes:
- the LOC121766839 gene encoding mitochondrial import inner membrane translocase subunit TIM23-2-like, with the protein MGKSDRLEELRREISRGGLFGDVESAQPDTGRQIGNRCGVIELMYTGLESGMVTWRDTDDVINSVVAGLATGALYKAASGPRAAALAGALGGVVVGAAVAS; encoded by the exons ATGGGCAAATCCGATCGCCTAGAGGAGCTTCGCCGCGAGATAAGCCGCGGAGGCCTCTTCGGCGATGTTGAAAGTGCCCAGCCAGATAC GGGGCGCCAGATCGGGAACCGCTGCGGCGTGATCGAGCTGATGTACACTGGGCTCGAGAGCGGCATGGTCACGTGGAGGGATACGGACGACGTGATCAACAGCGTCGTGGCGGGATTGGCCACTGGAGCGCTGTACAAGGCGGCCTCGGGGCCGAGGGCGGCGGCGCTGGCAGGAGCGCTTGGAGGCGTGGTGGTAGGAGCTGCTGTTGCTTCCTGA
- the LOC121767254 gene encoding protein ALTERED PHOSPHATE STARVATION RESPONSE 1-like: MGIANSKGERSSALKLCRERKKFIKQAIDSRYALAAAHVSYVQSLRNLGISLRRYAEAEVLVETSLSASATELDKTPSHSLFPSPSPSHLGGTSDSNGSPLSKARVSYMRSSGATAFTVKLNTRNAFVEEGEFSMPPPPPPPPDDSGWDYFDPADKSFRFLGEDRNVDADDAGIYGDSGIHEHEVSMTPKLESPTNGNGRLANSQQRVEGEVKDMAVGKEASGKMAGKASAGQSNSKMSKPLVENDICAEREDPSEFITHRAKDFLSSTKDIDSRFFRASESGREVSRMLEANKIHVGYTEARGASSASVYLNSFGASCCQGGRANISDDQIVTKVITWKRTTSSKSSSSRNPLAMKDDDDSGSEYIDEFCMISGSHSSTLDRLYAWERKLYDEVKASESIQREYDRKCDQLRHQFAKDLSPHVIDKTRAAVKDLHSRIRVALHAVDSISKRIEKMRDEELLPQLRELIQGLTTMWKAMLECHHSQYITISLAYHTKSSAVAPLGETQRQIINQLQEEVEYFGLSFADWINSYTSYVEALNSWLQNCILQPRERKGRRVFSPPRRSLAPSIFVLCRDWSAGIKSLPSEEVSDAIKAFLADLRRTVRNQLEEPRKAGNTGESQTDEADAKVEEDKDGDRPSHISCVQPSLTKVLDKLTKFSEASVKMCEDIWQKCDTARYAYENYRDPPRSYSI; the protein is encoded by the exons ATGGGAATAGCAAATTCAAAAGGTGAGAGGAGTAGTGCTTTGAAGCTGTGTAGAGAAAGGAAAAAGTTTATCAAGCAAGCGATTGATTCTAGGTATGCTTTAGCAGCTGCACATGTATCGTATGTTCAATCTCTTAGAAACCTAGGCATTTCCCTTAGGAGGTATGCAGAGGCTGAGGTTTTGGTGGAAACCTCTCTATCTGCTTCAGCAACCGAGCTCGATAAAACCCCCTCCCACTCGTTGTTCCCCTCCCCCTCTCCGTCTCACCTTGGTGGTACCTCCGATTCCAACGGAAGCCCCCTCTCGAAGGCTAGGGTTAGTTATATGAGGTCCTCTGGGGCTACTGCGTTTACTGTTAAGTTGAATACCAGGAATGCATTTGTTGAGGAAGGCGAATTTTCAATGCCTCCGccacctcctccgcctccgGATGACTCTGGTTGGGATTACTTTGACCCAGCTGACAAGAGTTTTAGGTTTCTAGGGGAAGATAGGAATGTTGATGCTGATGATGCGGGTATTTATGGCGATTCTGGGATTCATGAACACGAGGTGTCCATGACTCCCAAATTGGAGAGTCCTACTAATGGGAATGGGAGATTGGCGAATAGTCAGCAAAGGGTTGAGGGTGAAGTGAAGGATATGGCCGTTGGGAAAGAGGCGAGTGGGAAAATGGCTGGTAAGGCGTCTGCAGGGCAATCTAACTCGAAGATGAGCAAGCCTTTGGTGGAAAATGATATATGTGCTGAAAGGGAGGATCCTTCTGAGTTTATAACACACAGGGCAAAAGATTTTCTCTCTAGCACTAAGGACATTGATAGTCGATTCTTTAGAGCTTCTGAATCAGGAAGGGAGGTCTCAAGAATGCTCGAGGCCAACAAAATTCATGTTGGGTATACTGAAGCCAGAG GAGCTTCATCAGCCTCAGTTTATTTAAACTCTTTTGGAGCAAGTTGTTGCCAAGGTGGAAGGGCTAATATATCTGATG ATCAAATTGTTACCAAGGTGATAACTTGGAAGAGGACGACATCAtcaaaatcttcttcttccaggaACCCTCTTGCAATGAAGGATGATGATGATAGTGGAAGCGAATACATTGACGAGTTCTGCATGATTTCTGGAAGTCACTCTTCCACACTTGATAGACTCTACGCATGGGAAAGAAAGTTATATGATGAAGTGAAG GCCAGTGAGTCCATACAGCGAGAATATGACCGAAAGTGTGATCAGCTCCGGCATCAATTTGCCAAGGATCTTAGCCCTCATGTAATCGACAAAACTCGGGCCGCTGTGAAAGATCTCCATTCAAGAATTAGAGTGGCACTTCATGCTGTTGATTCAATATCGAAACGGATAGAGAAAATGCGGGACGAAGAGCTGCTCCCACAGCTCCGAGAACTTATTCAAGG ACTGACAACAATGTGGAAAGCCATGCTCGAATGCCATCATTCACAGTACATCACCATCTCATTAGCATACCACACCAAAAGCTCGGCAGTAGCGCCACTAGGCgaaacacagaggcagatcaTAAACCAGCTCCAAGAAGAGGTTGAGTACTTCGGCCTAAGCTTTGCCGACTGGATCAACAGCTACACATCTTACGTGGAAGCTCTCAACAGCTGGCTGCAGAACTGTATTCTCCAACCACGGGAACGAAAGGGAAGACGGGTCTTCTCCCCGCCACGACGCAGCCTGGCACCATCCATCTTCGTCCTCTGTCGGGACTGGTCAGCTGGGATCAAATCTCTGCCATCTGAAGAAGTCAGTGACGCTATCAAAGCCTTCCTGGCCGACCTGCGACGCACTGTCAGAAACCAGTTGGAAGAGCCGCGCAAGGCAGGGAACACGGGTGAGTCCCAGACTGACGAAGCAGATGCCAAAGTCGAAGAAGACAAGGACGGGGACAGACCATCGCACATAAGCTGTGTGCAGCCGAGTTTGACAAAGGTTCTCGATAAGCTGACAAAATTCTCTGAGGCTTCGGTGAAGATGTGCGAAGATATTTGGCAGAAATGTGATACAGCTCGATATGCGTATGAGAACTACAGAGATCCACCAAGATCTTATAGCATTTGA